The Pseudomonas azotoformans genome has a segment encoding these proteins:
- a CDS encoding LysR family transcriptional regulator, whose product MNPNTLTDQLSLFLDVLETGSFSAAARRHPLTPSAVARRIDSLESSVGSRLFQRSTHAVVATPAGLAFAERARRIVSELQLARAEAVSLSHAPEGLIRVDAPAAFGRRHLAPVIADFLNVYPGLDVHLHLIDSFVDMQGAHLGKVDLVLRAGHLVDTRLIATPLASIVRVACASPAYLKSRGTPSHPRELSEHDGLDWDGLAPTFAWRFELDGRRATYRPRRIRMSANNAEALLSGALAGLGIAHLPTWLASEYLVRGELLPLFCENGLPSPETTGIYALRLEQQPNARSRLLLEYLKTRFSPVPPWDLALQSGLV is encoded by the coding sequence ATGAACCCGAATACCCTGACCGATCAACTGAGCCTGTTTCTCGATGTCTTGGAAACCGGCAGTTTTTCCGCCGCCGCACGCCGGCATCCGCTGACGCCCTCCGCGGTGGCGCGGCGGATCGACAGCCTGGAAAGTTCGGTGGGCAGCCGCTTGTTCCAGCGCAGCACCCACGCGGTGGTGGCAACCCCGGCGGGGTTGGCCTTTGCCGAGCGGGCGCGGCGGATCGTCAGCGAATTGCAGTTGGCACGGGCCGAAGCCGTGTCTTTGAGCCATGCCCCGGAGGGCCTGATTCGGGTGGATGCGCCCGCAGCATTCGGTCGACGGCACCTGGCGCCAGTGATTGCCGACTTCTTGAATGTCTACCCAGGGCTGGATGTGCACCTGCATCTGATCGACAGCTTTGTGGACATGCAAGGCGCACACCTGGGCAAGGTTGATCTGGTGCTGCGTGCGGGGCATCTCGTCGACACACGCTTGATCGCCACGCCTCTGGCGAGCATCGTGCGCGTCGCCTGCGCCAGCCCGGCCTACCTGAAAAGCCGAGGCACGCCCAGCCACCCTCGCGAGCTGAGCGAACACGACGGGTTGGACTGGGACGGCCTGGCGCCCACATTCGCCTGGCGCTTCGAGCTGGATGGACGCCGCGCCACCTACCGCCCGCGCCGCATCCGCATGAGTGCGAATAACGCCGAAGCCTTGCTGTCCGGTGCCCTGGCCGGACTGGGCATTGCCCACCTGCCCACGTGGCTGGCCAGTGAATACTTGGTGCGTGGCGAACTGCTGCCGCTGTTTTGCGAAAATGGCCTGCCCAGCCCGGAAACCACCGGGATCTATGCGCTGCGCCTGGAACAGCAACCCAATGCACGCAGCCGCTTGTTGTTGGAATACCTCAAAACCCGTTTCAGCCCGGTGCCGCCCTGGGACCTGGCCTTGCAAAGTGGCTTGGTCTGA